In one Lolium rigidum isolate FL_2022 chromosome 3, APGP_CSIRO_Lrig_0.1, whole genome shotgun sequence genomic region, the following are encoded:
- the LOC124700643 gene encoding protein PHLOEM PROTEIN 2-LIKE A10-like, with protein MDSLLAFSRRRRRWILLAALGTVSAYGAYKIYHHPSVAARRRRLARLAAALAAFLDAAASSADAAALVSSDLAGFVRSDADQLPRSVAQLAKLAASREVSSTVSALSQAVAAGVLRAVGSTSDSDPGSPDKIPLADRLVDKLFSESGERLMSAVAGSFARQLVVGFYSAPSPPGEETSSPPNWVNVVATGKGQKAISSWLEVLVGTAVGVFIEKTIHINTYQQLFEGLTNPAHDAKVRELLVSVCNGAVETVVKTSHQVMSNANADAKLDDKSNDSGKGSGRSGGGEGWVDTVSTTLAVPSNRKLVLDVTGRVTFETVRSFLEFVLWKLHDGARKSGDTMFDSGLRAMRYMSDKSMLVATICISLCLHVLNGSRLLVTA; from the coding sequence ATGGACAGCCTGCTCGCcttctcccgccgccggcgccgctggatcctcctcgCCGCGCTGGGCACGGTGTCCGCCTACGGGGCGTACAAGATCTACCACCACCCATccgtcgccgcgcgccgccgccgcctcgcccgcctCGCCGCGGCGCTCGCGGCCTTCCTcgacgccgccgcgtcctccgccGACGCGGCGGCCCTCGTCTCCTCCGACCTCGCCGGCTTCGTCCGCTCCGACGCCGACCAGCTCCCCCGCAGCGTCGCGcagctcgccaagctcgccgcctCCCGCGAGGTCTCCTCCACCGTCTCCGCGCTCTCCCAGGCCGTCGCGGCGGGGGTCCTCCGCGCCGTCGGGTCCACCTCCGACTCCGACCCCGGCTCGCCCGACAAAATCCCCCTCGCCGATCGCCTCGTCGACAAGCTCTTCTCCGAATCCGGCGAGCGGCTCATGTCCGCCGTCGCCGGGAGCTTCGCGCGCCAGCTCGTAGTCGGGTTCTACTCCGCCCCGTCCCCTCCCGGGGAGGAGACTTCCTCGCCGCCGAATTGGGTCAACGTGGTTGCGACCGGGAAGGGCCAGAAAGCGATAAGCAGCTGGCTCGAGGTCCTCGTCGGCACCGCCGTGGGGGTCTTCATTGAGAAGACCATACACATCAACACCTACCAGCAGCTCTTCGAAGGGCTCACCAATCCAGCCCACGACGCCAAGGTCAGGGAATTGCTTGTATCGGTGTGCAACGGGGCGGTGGAGACCGTGGTGAAGACCTCTCACCAAGTCATGTCCAACGCCAACGCTGACGCCAAACTGGATGACAAGAGTAATGACAGTGGCAAAGGCAGTGGCAGGAGTGGAGGTGGCGAAGGCTGGGTGGACACGGTCTCGACCACCTTGGCGGTGCCGAGCAACAGGAAGCTTGTGCTTGACGTTACCGGGAGGGTCACATTTGAGACGGTGAGGTCGTTTCTCGAGTTTGTGCTGTGGAAGCTGCACGACGGGGCGAGGAAGAGCGGGGACACTATGTTCGACAGCGGACTGCGCGCCATGAGGTATATGAGCGATAAGTCCATGCTTGTCGCCACTATCTGCATATCACTCTGCTTGCATGTGTTGAATGGATCTCGACTCTTGGTTACGGCTTGA